A window of the Streptomyces griseochromogenes genome harbors these coding sequences:
- a CDS encoding carbohydrate ABC transporter permease, translating into MRTRPAARAGQYAALLAYLAFLAFPFLWLLSTAFKSPRELGSLHPAWIPRHPTLGNFRQAFDQQPLLHAALNSLLVALGAAVIAVVLATPMAYVMARHRSPLSRAATGWVVVSQAFPFVLVIIPLFLVLKHLRLIDSLAGLGMVYAVWTLPFALWMLVGYVRAVPGELEEAAAVDGAGRLRTLVSVTAPLLAPGIAATALFAFVTAWNEFFFALVLLKSPDKQTLPVVLTHFIGAEGVADLGPLAAAASLATLPSLLVFALIQRRITGGLLAGAVKS; encoded by the coding sequence ATGAGGACCCGGCCCGCGGCCCGCGCCGGCCAGTACGCCGCCCTGCTCGCCTACCTCGCCTTTCTGGCCTTCCCGTTCCTGTGGTTGCTGTCCACCGCGTTCAAGTCCCCCCGCGAGCTGGGCAGTCTCCATCCCGCCTGGATCCCGCGCCACCCCACCCTGGGCAACTTCCGGCAGGCCTTCGACCAGCAGCCGCTGCTGCACGCCGCCCTCAACTCCCTGCTCGTGGCACTCGGGGCCGCCGTCATCGCCGTAGTGCTCGCCACACCGATGGCGTACGTCATGGCCCGGCACCGCTCCCCGCTGTCCCGGGCGGCGACCGGATGGGTGGTGGTCAGCCAGGCGTTCCCGTTCGTGCTGGTGATCATCCCGCTGTTCCTGGTGCTGAAGCACCTCAGGCTGATCGACTCCCTGGCCGGGCTGGGCATGGTGTACGCGGTGTGGACGCTGCCGTTCGCGCTGTGGATGCTCGTCGGGTACGTACGGGCCGTGCCCGGCGAACTGGAGGAGGCGGCGGCCGTCGACGGGGCCGGGCGGCTGCGGACCCTGGTGTCGGTGACCGCGCCGCTGCTCGCGCCGGGGATCGCGGCGACGGCGCTGTTCGCGTTCGTCACCGCGTGGAACGAGTTCTTCTTCGCGCTGGTGCTGCTGAAGAGCCCGGACAAGCAGACTCTCCCGGTCGTCCTCACCCACTTCATCGGCGCGGAGGGCGTCGCCGACCTCGGCCCGCTGGCCGCGGCCGCGTCCCTCGCCACGCTGCCCTCCCTGCTCGTGTTCGCCCTGATCCAGCGCCGGATCACGGGCGGCCTGCTCGCCGGGGCGGTGAAGAGCTGA
- a CDS encoding ABC transporter substrate-binding protein, whose amino-acid sequence MRTGLATALGVLLLLLAGCSSGGGGRGGPITLRFQSLAWQQESVAANKALVKEWNATHPDVKVEYVQGGWDGVHDQLLTSFEGGEAPDVIHDASDDLADFAYGGYLADLTGLLPARLKSDIPQHSWETTAFGDGIYGVPFLQEPRVLIANATWLRDAGVRIPAPERPWSWAEFRRITKRLSGDGKYGVAWPLKEPVSATLNLALSAGGQLFHRGDGGKVTVRFEAGDAVVPRTVHDQVAIDHSAPASTLGSGGSDTLPGFFGGRYAMVPLGFSYRQQIVQQAPKGFDWEVLPAPAGADGLTQGVSPQTLSIAADCPHKKEAAEFIDFLLRPRNMVRLALGDWMLPTGTRALKDPALHTAKYGWDTGTALASRLRPAPAQSVRGYPEWKDKVATPAFQEYYSGSIGLAGLRGRLERDGNLVLARYQR is encoded by the coding sequence ATGCGGACCGGACTCGCCACGGCGCTCGGCGTACTCCTGCTGCTCCTCGCGGGCTGCTCGTCGGGAGGGGGCGGCCGAGGCGGCCCGATCACCCTGCGCTTCCAGTCCCTGGCCTGGCAGCAGGAGTCCGTCGCCGCCAACAAGGCGCTGGTGAAGGAGTGGAACGCGACCCACCCGGACGTCAAGGTCGAGTACGTCCAGGGCGGCTGGGACGGCGTCCACGACCAGCTGCTCACCTCCTTCGAGGGCGGCGAGGCCCCGGACGTCATCCACGACGCCTCCGACGACCTCGCCGACTTCGCCTACGGCGGCTACCTCGCGGACCTCACCGGCCTGCTTCCGGCCCGGCTCAAGTCCGACATCCCGCAGCACAGTTGGGAGACGACGGCCTTCGGGGACGGGATCTACGGCGTGCCCTTCCTCCAGGAGCCCCGGGTGCTGATCGCGAACGCGACCTGGCTGCGCGACGCGGGGGTCCGCATACCGGCTCCCGAACGCCCCTGGAGCTGGGCGGAGTTCCGCAGGATCACCAAGCGGCTCAGCGGCGACGGCAAGTACGGCGTGGCCTGGCCGCTGAAGGAACCCGTCTCCGCCACGCTCAATCTCGCCCTGTCGGCGGGCGGGCAGCTCTTCCACCGCGGCGACGGCGGCAAGGTGACCGTCCGCTTCGAGGCCGGGGACGCGGTCGTACCCCGCACCGTCCACGACCAGGTGGCCATCGACCACAGTGCCCCGGCCTCGACACTGGGCAGCGGCGGCTCGGACACCCTCCCCGGCTTCTTCGGCGGCCGGTACGCGATGGTGCCGCTGGGCTTCTCCTACCGGCAGCAGATCGTGCAGCAGGCCCCGAAGGGCTTCGACTGGGAGGTGCTTCCCGCCCCCGCGGGCGCCGACGGGCTCACCCAGGGTGTCAGCCCGCAGACCCTGTCCATCGCCGCGGACTGCCCGCACAAGAAGGAGGCGGCCGAGTTCATCGACTTCCTGCTGCGGCCGAGGAACATGGTCCGCCTGGCCCTCGGCGACTGGATGCTGCCCACCGGCACCCGGGCCCTGAAGGACCCCGCCCTGCACACCGCGAAGTACGGCTGGGACACCGGTACCGCCCTGGCGTCCCGCCTGCGGCCCGCGCCCGCCCAGTCCGTGCGCGGCTATCCGGAGTGGAAGGACAAGGTGGCCACGCCGGCCTTCCAGGAGTACTACAGCGGTTCGATCGGCCTGGCCGGCCTGCGCGGACGCCTGGAACGGGACGGCAACCTCGTGCTCGCCCGCTACCAGCGCTGA